In Falco naumanni isolate bFalNau1 unplaced genomic scaffold, bFalNau1.pat scaffold_435_arrow_pat_ctg1, whole genome shotgun sequence, a single genomic region encodes these proteins:
- the LOC121082212 gene encoding 25-hydroxyvitamin D-1 alpha hydroxylase, mitochondrial yields the protein MPRPVLSWPASPWGSGSRPEGHPRCHPRCHCGATRVPLFPQVEGLARYGPVWKASFGPILTVHVADAGLIEQVLRQEGEFPVRSQLSSWKDYRLWRGHACGLLTAEGEEWQRLRRLLGRLLLRPRAAEGYAGPVAAVVGDLVRRLQRQRDRHPQHLVPDLATEFYRFGLEGISSVLFASRLGCLEPEVPGDTESFIRAMDTMFTTTLLTMAMPRALHRLFPWPWRTFCHAWDCLFAFAMGHIDRRVAAVAAPGGPVAGTCVTDHLAREKVPMRSIYGNVTELLLAGVDTISSTLSWSLYELARHPGVQAALHRELVATLGAGGGPSATGCGSWATALGRAPLLRAVVKETLRLYPVIPANARVVPDRDIRVGDYLVPRQTLITLCHYAASRDPRHFPAPDAFRPQRWLRPDAARHPFASLPFGLGARSCLGRRLAQLELHMALAQILLHFEVRPEPGGGRVPPMTRTLLVPAATVTLQFLPRAGPRP from the exons atGCCACGGCCAGTCCTGTCCTGGCCAGCATCCCCCTGGGGCTCTGGGTCCCGTCCTGAGGGGCACCCCCGATGCCACCCCCGGTGCCACTGCGGTGCCACCCGTGTCCCCCTGTTCCCGCAGGTGGAGGGTCTTGCCCGCTACGGGCCGGTGTGGAAGGCGAGCTTCGGGCCCATCCTGACCGTGCACGTGGCCGATGCTGGGCTGATCGAGCAGGTGCTGCGCCAGGAGGGAGAATTCCCGGTGCgctcccagctctcctcctgGAAGGATTACCGGCTGTGGCGCGGGCATGCCTGCGGGCTGCTCACCGC GGAGGGCGAGGAGTGGCAGCGGCTGCGGCGGCTGCTGgggcggctgctgctgcggccACGGGCGGCCGAGGGCTACGCGGGGCCAGTGGCCGCCGTGGTGGGCGACCTGGTGCGGCGGCTGCAGCGCCAGCGTGACCGGCACCCCCAGCACCTGGTCCCCGACCTGGCCACCGAGTTCTACCGCTTCGGCCTGGaag gcatcTCCTCGGTGCTGTTCGCCTCCCGCCTGGGCTGCCTGGAGCCCGAGGTGCCGGGGGACACCGAGAGCTTCATCCGCGCCATGGACACCATGTTCACCACCACGCTGCTGACCATGGCCATGCCCCGCGCCCTGCACCGCCTCTTCCCCTGGCCCTGGCGCACCTTCTGCCACGCCTGGGACTGCCTCTTCGCCTTCG CCATGGGGCACATCGACCGTCGGGTGGCCGCGGTGGCCGCGCCGGGGGGGCCGGTGGCCGGGACGTGCGTCACCGACCACCTGGCCCGGGAGAAGGTCCCCATGAGGAGCATCTACGGCAACGTCacggagctgctgctggccggCGTGGACACG atttCCAGCACCCTGTCGTGGAGCCTGTACGAGCTGGCGCGGCACCCCGGGGTGCAGGCGGCGCTGCACCGCGAGCTGGTGGCCACGCTGGGCGCCGGTGGTGGCCCCTCGGCCACCGGCTGCGGGTCCTGGGCCACCGCGCTGGGCAGGGCGCCCCTGCTGCGGGCCGTGGTGAAGGAGACCCTCag GCTGTACCCCGTCATCCCCGCCAACGCCCGCGTCGTCCCCGACCGCGACATCCGCGTGGGCGACTACCTGGTACCCCGCCAG ACCCTGATCACCCTGTGTCACTACGCGGCCTCGCGCGACCCCCGCCACTTCCCGGCGCCCGACGCCTTCCGCCCGCAGCGCTGGCTGCGCCCCGACGCCGCGCGTCACCCCTTCGCCTCGCTGCCCTTCGGCCTCGGCGCCCGCAGCTGCCTCGGCCGCCGCCTggcccagctggagctgcacaTGGCGCTGGCGCAG atccTGCTGCATTTCGAGGTGCGCCcggagccgggggggggccgggTCCCCCCCATGACGCGGACGCTGCTGGTCCCCGCTGCCACCGTCACCCTCCAGTTCCTGCCCCGGGCTGGACCCCGACCTTGA